A genome region from Sardina pilchardus chromosome 22, fSarPil1.1, whole genome shotgun sequence includes the following:
- the LOC134070018 gene encoding NACHT, LRR and PYD domains-containing protein 1 homolog yields MQFGPAGPLMDIRLMSGELEEIHLPHFLCLGGSEESVCDAVRVLHGRESGVCVEVCELTRHHARLVHPSFSLLGLVYYLRDLLFPKVHCELLLFCTCITPLELHTYLVPNDPAHIQAIHKKEMEKRGVWIDKPGAVGSLWLKDTFCVRTLCPSCPSEIQPKKNLNLWPPSTSKFFEVCMKQPEEEFDMEVISSQHTEPIWTVTIRRRDYCQPSRSPGQGSSQGADTVSTTSTEEMPSGSSSPVQPASGSSSITAHTGGVAVAPNLSGNTFYGPVHLLLNADQTPPK; encoded by the exons ATGCAGTTCGGACCTGCTGGTCCTCTGATGGACATCAGGCTCATGTcaggagagctggaggagatccaCCTGCCACATTTCCTCTGTTTGGGGGGTTCtgaggagtctgtgtgtgatgccGTGAGGGTCCTGCATGGGCgggagagtggagtgtgtgtggaggtgtgtgagctGACCAGACACCATGCCAGGCTTGtccacccctccttctctctgttagGGCTAGTATATTACCTGAGGGATCTGCTTTTTCCCAAAGTCCACTGTGAGCTGCTGCTCTTCTGCACCTGCATCACTCCCCTGGAACTCCACACCTACCTGGTGCCAAATGACCCGGCCCACATCCAGGCCATCCAcaagaaggagatggagaagaggggggTGTGGATTGACAAACCCGGCGCTGTGGGCTCGCTTTGGCTGAAGGACACCTTTTGTGTGAGGACATTGTGTCCATCTTGTCCTTCGGAAATCCAACCTAAGAAGAACCTGAACCTGTGGCCGCCTTCCACTAGTAAGTTTTTTGAAGTGTGCATGAAGCAGCCAGAGGAGGAGTTTGATATGGAGGTCATCAGCTCTCAGCACACAGAGCCCATCTGGACAGTCACGATCCGCAGACGCGACTACTGCCAGCCCAGCAGGAGCCCAGGACAGGGCAGCAGCCAGGGGGCAGACACAG TGTCCACTACCAGCACAGAGGAGATGCCCTCTGGCTCCTCTAGCCCAGTCCAGCCAGCCTCAGGCTCGTCCTCCATTACGGCTCACACTGGTGGAGTTGCTGTGGCCCCTAATCTCTCTGGCAACACCTTCTATGGACCCGTGCACCTGCTGTTAAATGCTG atCAAACTCCACCAAAGTGA
- the LOC134070017 gene encoding NACHT, LRR and PYD domains-containing protein 1a-like, producing MQLGPAGPLMDIRLMSGELEEIHLPHFLCLGGSEASVCDAVRVLHGRESGVCVEVCELTRHHARLVHPSFSLFGVVYYLRDLISPKVHCELLLFCTCNIPLVLHTYLVPNDPAHIQAIHQKEVKKERKGVWIDKPGALGPLRLSDRVCVRTSCLSEILPEKMNLWPLSTGNFCEVYMKEPEEEFDMEVISSQHTEPIWRSKIRRDDYCQPSRSPGQGSSQGANTVSTTSTEEMPSGSSSPVQPASGSSSITAHTGGVAVAPSLSGSSSPVQPASGSSSITAHTGGVAVAPRLYGNTFYGPVYMPVKLDQTPPK from the exons ATGCAGCTCGGACCTGCTGGTCCTCTGATGGACATCAGGCTCATGTcaggagagctggaggagatccaCCTGCCACATTTCCTCTGTTTGGGGGGTTCAGAGGCGTCcgtgtgtgatgctgtgaggGTCCTGCATGGACgggagagtggagtgtgtgttgaggtgtgtgagCTGACCAGACACCATGCCAGGCTtgtccatccctccttctctctgtttgggGTGGTGTATTACCTGAGGGATCTGATTTCTCCAAAAGTCCACTGTGAGCTGCTGCTCTTCTGCACCTGCAACATTCCCCTGGTCCTCCACACCTACCTGGTGCCAAACGACCCGGCTCACATCCAGGCCATCCACCAGAAGGAGgtgaagaaggaaagaaagggggTGTGGATAGATAAACCCGGCGCCTTGGGCCCACTCCGGCTGAgcgacagagtgtgtgtgaggacatcgTGTCTGTCTGAGATCCTCCCTGAGAAGATGAACCTGTGGCCGCTCTCCACTGGTAACTTCTGTGAGGTGTACATGAAGGAGCCAGAGGAGGAGTTTGATATGGAGGTCATCAGCTCTCAGCACACAGAGCCCATCTGGAGATCCAAGATCCGCAGAGACGACTACTGCCAGCCCAGCAGGAGCCCAGGACAGGGCAGCAGCCAGGGGGcaaacacag TATCCACTACCAGCACAGAGGAGATGCCCTCTGGCTCCTCTAGCCCAGTCCAGCCAGCCTCAGGCTCGTCCTCCATTACGGCTCACACTGGTGGAGTTGCTGTGGCCCCTAGTCTCTCTGGCTCCTCTAGCCCAGTCCAGCCAGCCTCAGGCTCGTCCTCCATTACGGCTCACACAGGTGGAGTTGCTGTGGCCCCTCGTCTCTATGGCAACACCTTCTATGGACCAGTGTACATGCCAGTCAAATTAG ATCAAACTCCACCAAAGTGA